From Medicago truncatula cultivar Jemalong A17 chromosome 7, MtrunA17r5.0-ANR, whole genome shotgun sequence, a single genomic window includes:
- the LOC112416330 gene encoding zinc finger protein GAI-ASSOCIATED FACTOR 1, translating into MSNISGDEGSFSSGNNGEEVSKQQEVQNNLNDSSSGPSGACNSNGSTNQQQNKKKRNLPGTPDPTAEVVALSPTTLMATNRFVCEICNKGFQRDQNLQLHRRGHNLPWKLRQRTSAEVKKKVYVCPEPSCVHHNPSRALGDLTGIKKHFSRKHGEKKWKCDKCSKRYAVQSDWKAHQKTCGTREYKCDCGTIFSRRDSFITHRAFCDALTEENNRVNQGLTSGMPPNLQSQMHDPISTMPLKPVSNTSSELNNDYDPKNSLRSPSQEHAPTSFRSTNNACGGMFSTSAGALFGGPKTLPPSSSTLQLSSNSNSFNYFNDSKNGGLIAGMAQMSATALLQKAAQMGATASNSGNSSMMQKSFVGSMVSPNHVSGSIMMHHNQNQPSYEHFNPLQHELSNMAGVSGGGAFTNQLFQKEQQEISLLFDNNTNVSTMNNDIGMFSHHGLMKNVGQEVSNCSNLIHGNDVATVHDFLGIGGSSSSLHEPQQQRLEALSQQRLEIMNNFHHHLPHEDSAMEKSIWDV; encoded by the exons atgtCAAATATTTCAGGTGATGAAGGAAGCTTCTCCTCAGGAAACAATGGAGAAGAAGTTAGTAAGCAGCAAGAGGTACAAAATAATCTCAATGACTCAAGTTCAGGTCCATCTGGTGCATGCAATAGCAATGGTTCCACTAATCAACagcaaaataagaagaaaagaaacctTCCTGGAACTCCAG ATCCTACTGCTGAAGTGGTTGCATTATCTCCAACAACATTAATGGCAACAAATAGATTTGTGTGTGAGATATGTAACAAGGGTTTTCAGAGGGACCAGAATCTTCAGTTACACCGAAGAGGTCACAATCTTCCATGGAAACTTAGGCAAAGAACAAGTGCAGAGGTGAAGAAAAAGGTGTATGTGTGCCCTGAGCCATCATGCGTTCACCATAATCCATCTCGAGCATTAGGTGACCTTACTGGAATCAAAAAACATTTTAGCCGCAAACATGGTGAGAAGAAATGGAAATGTGACAAGTGCTCTAAAAGATATGCTGTTCAATCAGATTGGAAGGCTCACCAGAAAACTTGTGGTACTAGGGAATACAAATGTGATTGTGGAACCATATTTTCTAG GAGAGACAGTTTTATAACCCACAGAGCATTCTGTGATGCATTAACTGAAGAAAACAACAGAGTAAACCAAGGATTAACTAGTGGCATGCCACCAAACTTGCAAAGCCAAATGCATGATCCTATTTCTACCATGCCTCTAAAACCTGTTTCCAACACTTCCTCAGAATTAAACAATGACTATGACCCTAAAAACTCACTAAGATCCCCATCTCAAGAACATGCTCCAACATCATTCAGATCAACCAACAATGCATGCGGTGGCATGTTCTCAACTAGTGCAGGTGCACTTTTTGGTGGCCCAAAAACCTTGCCTCCATCTTCTTCAACCCTTCAACTTAGTTCCAATTCCAACAGCTTCAATTACTTCAATGACAGTAAAAACGGAGGACTAATTGCTGGCATGGCTCAAATGTCGGCAACCGCTTTACTACAAAAAGCAGCACAAATGGGTGCTACTGCAAGCAATAGTGGGAACTCTTCCATGATGCAGAAAAGCTTTGTTGGTAGCATGGTTAGTCCTAATCATGTTTCTGGTTCCATCATGATGCATCATAACCAAAACCAACCCTCTTATGAACACTTTAATCCACTACAGCATGAATTATCTAACATGGCTGGTGTTAGTGGTGGAGGAGCATTTACTAACCAATTGTTTCAAAAAGAACAACAAGAAATTTCATTACTGTTTGATAACAATACTAATGTGTCTACAATGAATAATGATATTGGAATGTTTAGCCATCATGGATTGATGAAGAATGTTGGACAAGAGGTTAGTAACTgttcaaatttgatacatggaaatgATGTGGCAACAGTTCATGATTTCTTGGGAATTGGTGGTTCAAGCTCAAGTTTGCATGAACCGCAGCAACAAAGATTGGAAGCATTGAGTCAACAGAGGTTGGAAATTATGAataattttcatcatcatcttccacATGAGGATTCAGCAATGGAGAAATCAATTTGGGATGTTTGA
- the LOC11442030 gene encoding uncharacterized protein isoform X2: protein MNPSCFDANNEDTEVEPAGVSGIEDDPDVVPRVGDEYQAELPPFVTPPYLSQLAKKTRDSETELNMPESFLVGLPLPLMWTHCESVRSCGYRPLESVTSRKGHVFCAGKNGGGFSNFKSSYRNGETDIDSSSGKYLLPELPNDQSWTDTEYDSFLLGLYAFGKNLTFLKRFVGTKSMGDILFFYYSKFFKSKGYSRWSGCRKAKTKRCIFGQKIFTGWRQQELLSRLFSRVSQDSQATLVEISRNFGEGKMPFEEYVFALKNAVGIDFLIAAVGIGKGKHDLTGTALEPPKTNHVFSVRHEVPAGKACSSLASADIIKILTGNFRLSKARSSDLFWEAVWPRLLANGWRSEEPKDSFVSGTKQSLVFLVPGVKKFSRRKLAKGSQYFDSISDVLNKVASDPRLLETEILATESSEDKENTQNKQALDGVSNTHQCPSFQSHNSNCKPDLVKFTIVDTSMVHDTDQRKVRQMKSLPFQLANMSTISSCSSSDSETTTSEDLEDQIEQANASIPIEDPVEQANSSHHVEDRVEQANSSCRVEDQVEQANSSCRVEDRVEHANSSHHVEDQVEHASSVEDQVEHQIEQSNASSPIEGKVGHANSSFHVEHANSYIHPKEISDKGVCVDSSGHTRNLETLNTTEVEVENKKCHSDLHDDEHSREINEQPLVQKMTSDDCTKNLPCTTEMQQLRACNNGESSLSADNTSMDRNFDLNEPFSPSNPHEAYEGLDLNVSLETLSFPSYLAKGNPNVNNEGSVSENHQVGEVSEKNSENRMLIDLNFPQAALDLNFPQVAPDLALEMEIQSSKAIQQNDDLCAHTLSSSSETIQFNAIQEIPDLNKEQQPITVNRRQSTRNRPLTTKALEALEYGFLNSKRKRKNTESSDMNSKSQCVRASNETIISATCDDSIGNSLTETSAKEENVFKEYSFIV, encoded by the exons ATGAATCCGAGTTGTTTTGATGCCAACAACGAAGACACTGAAGTGGAACCTGCCGGTGTTTCTGGCATTGAAGATGACCCGGACGTGGTACCTCGTGTTGGAGACGAGTACCAGGCAGAACTTCCTCCATTTGTGACACCACCTTATCTTTCTCAGCTTGCAAAAAAGACAAGAGATTCCGAAACCGAGCTCAATATGCCAGAATCATTTTTAGTAGGATTACCACTTCCTCTTATGTGGACACATTGTGAATCCGTAAGGAGTTGCGGTTATAGGCCTTTAGAATCTGTCACAAGTCGAAAGGGCCATGTTTTTTGTGCAGGAAAAAATGGAGGAgggttttcaaattttaaatccTCTTATAGAAATGGTGAGACAGATATTGACTCGTCGAGTGGCAAGTATCTTCTTCCTGAATTGCCGAATGATCAGTCTTGGACTGATACTGAATATGACAGTTTTCTTCTTGGCCTCTATGCATTTGGGAAGAACCTTACTTTTTTGAAGAGATTTGTTGGGACTAAGAGTATGGGAGACATATTGTTTTTCTACTACAGTAAATTTTTTAAGTCTAAAGGATATTCCCGATGGTCAGGATGCCGGAAGGCGAAAACTAAGCGATGTATATTTGGCCAGAAAATATTCACCGGTTGGAGGCAACAAGAATTGCTATCAAGATTATTTTCCCGTGTGTCACAGGACTCTCAAGCTACTTTGGTTGAG ATTTCGAGAAATTTTGGGGAGGGAAAGATGCCATTTGAAGAATATGTATTTGCTTTAAAGAATGCTGTTGGCATCGACTTCCTTATAGCTGCAGTAGGTATCGGCAAAGGGAAACATGACCTCACAGGCACTGCTCTTGAGCCACCAAAGACCAATCACGTCTTTTCTGTTCGCCATGAAGTACCAGCCGGCAAAGCTTGCTCCTCTCTAGCATCTGCAGATATAATCAAGATTCTAACGGGGAATTTTAGATTAAGTAAAGCTCGATCCAGTGATCTCTTCTGGGAAGCTGTTTGGCCTCGTCTTTTAGCAAACGGTTGGCGTTCTGAAGAGCCAAAGGATAGTTTTGTTTCTGGAACAAAACAATCTTTGGTTTTTCTTGTGCCTGGTGTTAAGAAATTTTCAAGAAGGAAACTGGCAAAAGGTAGCCAATACTTCGATTCTATAAGTGATGTACTGAATAAAGTGGCATCTGACCCTAGGCTTCTTGAGACTGAAATTCTGGCAACTGAGAGTAGTGAAGATAAGGAAAACACGCAAAACAAACAAGCCCTAGATGGCGTGTCAAATACACATCAATGTCCTTCGTTTCAATCTCACAATTCAAATTGCAAACCGGATCTCGTGAAATTTACAATTGTAGATACCAGCATGGTTCATGATACAGATCAACGTAAAGTGAGACAGATGAAAAGCCTACCTTTCCAACTTGCGAATATGTCTACCATCTCAAGCTGCAGTTCTAGTGATTCTGAGACAACTACATCTGAAGACTTGGAAGATCAGATTGAGCAAGCTAATGCTTCAATACCTATTGAAGATCCGGTTGAACAAGCTAATTCTTCCCACCATGTTGAAGATCGGGTTGAACAGGCTAATTCATCATGCCGTGTTGAAGATCAGGTTGAACAGGCTAATTCATCATGCCGTGTTGAAGATCGGGTTGAACATGCTAATTCTTCGCATCATGTTGAAGATCAGGTTGAACATGCTAGTTCTGTTGAAGATCAG GTTGAACATCAGATTGAGCAATCTAATGCTTCAAGTCCTATTGAAGGTAAGGTTGGACATGCTAATTCTTCTTTCCATGTTGAACATGCTAATTCCTACATCCATCCTAAAGAAATTTCAGATAAGGGGGTCTGCGTAGACTCATCAGGTCATACTCGTAATCTAGAGACCCTCAACACTACTGAAGTAgaagtagaaaataaaaaatgccatTCTGATCTGCATGATGATGAGCATTCGAGGGAGATCAATGAGCAGCCATTGGTTCAAAAGATGACATCTGATGATTGCACAAAAAATCTTCCCTGCACCACAGAAATGCAGCAGTTGAGAGCTTGTAACAACGGAGAGTCTAGCCTTAGTGCTGATAATACTTCTATGGAcagaaattttgatttaaatgagCCATTTTCACCGTCAAATCCACATGAAGCATATGAGGGCTTGGATTTGAATGTAAGTTTAGAAACTCTGTCTTTCCCGAGTTATCTGGCTAAAGGAAATCCGAACGTGAACAATGAAGGCAGCGTTAGTGAGAATCACCAGGTTGGAGAAGTTTCagaaaaaaattctgaaaacaGGATGTTGATTGACTTGAATTTTCCTCAAGCTGCACTTGACTTGAATTTTCCTCAAGTTGCACCTGACTTAGCACTTGAAATGGAAATACAATCCTCTAAGGCAATACAGCAAAACGATGACCTATGTGCGCATACACTGTCATCTTCATCTGAGACAATCCAGTTCAATGCGATACAGGAGATTCCTGATTTAAATAAGGAGCAGCAACCGATCACTGTTAACCGCCGTCAAAGTACAAGGAACCGGCCGTTAACTACAAAGGCATTGGAAGCTCTTGAGTACGGATTTCTCAACtcaaagaggaagaggaagaacacAGAATCTTCAGACATGAATTCGAAGTCCCAATGTGTACGTGCAAGTAACGAGACAATTATCAGTGCTACTTGTGATGATAGCATTGGGAATTCTTTGACTGAGACAAGTGCAAAGGAGGAGAATGTTTTCAAGGAATATAGTTTCATTGTTTAA
- the LOC11442030 gene encoding uncharacterized protein isoform X1 — translation MNPSCFDANNEDTEVEPAGVSGIEDDPDVVPRVGDEYQAELPPFVTPPYLSQLAKKTRDSETELNMPESFLVGLPLPLMWTHCESVRSCGYRPLESVTSRKGHVFCAGKNGGGFSNFKSSYRNGETDIDSSSGKYLLPELPNDQSWTDTEYDSFLLGLYAFGKNLTFLKRFVGTKSMGDILFFYYSKFFKSKGYSRWSGCRKAKTKRCIFGQKIFTGWRQQELLSRLFSRVSQDSQATLVEISRNFGEGKMPFEEYVFALKNAVGIDFLIAAVGIGKGKHDLTGTALEPPKTNHVFSVRHEVPAGKACSSLASADIIKILTGNFRLSKARSSDLFWEAVWPRLLANGWRSEEPKDSFVSGTKQSLVFLVPGVKKFSRRKLAKGSQYFDSISDVLNKVASDPRLLETEILATESSEDKENTQNKQALDGVSNTHQCPSFQSHNSNCKPDLVKFTIVDTSMVHDTDQRKVRQMKSLPFQLANMSTISSCSSSDSETTTSEDLEDQIEQANASIPIEDPVEQANSSHHVEDRVEQANSSCRVEDQVEQANSSCRVEDRVEHANSSHHVEDQVEHASSVEDQVEHASSVEDQVEHQIEQSNASSPIEGKVGHANSSFHVEHANSYIHPKEISDKGVCVDSSGHTRNLETLNTTEVEVENKKCHSDLHDDEHSREINEQPLVQKMTSDDCTKNLPCTTEMQQLRACNNGESSLSADNTSMDRNFDLNEPFSPSNPHEAYEGLDLNVSLETLSFPSYLAKGNPNVNNEGSVSENHQVGEVSEKNSENRMLIDLNFPQAALDLNFPQVAPDLALEMEIQSSKAIQQNDDLCAHTLSSSSETIQFNAIQEIPDLNKEQQPITVNRRQSTRNRPLTTKALEALEYGFLNSKRKRKNTESSDMNSKSQCVRASNETIISATCDDSIGNSLTETSAKEENVFKEYSFIV, via the exons ATGAATCCGAGTTGTTTTGATGCCAACAACGAAGACACTGAAGTGGAACCTGCCGGTGTTTCTGGCATTGAAGATGACCCGGACGTGGTACCTCGTGTTGGAGACGAGTACCAGGCAGAACTTCCTCCATTTGTGACACCACCTTATCTTTCTCAGCTTGCAAAAAAGACAAGAGATTCCGAAACCGAGCTCAATATGCCAGAATCATTTTTAGTAGGATTACCACTTCCTCTTATGTGGACACATTGTGAATCCGTAAGGAGTTGCGGTTATAGGCCTTTAGAATCTGTCACAAGTCGAAAGGGCCATGTTTTTTGTGCAGGAAAAAATGGAGGAgggttttcaaattttaaatccTCTTATAGAAATGGTGAGACAGATATTGACTCGTCGAGTGGCAAGTATCTTCTTCCTGAATTGCCGAATGATCAGTCTTGGACTGATACTGAATATGACAGTTTTCTTCTTGGCCTCTATGCATTTGGGAAGAACCTTACTTTTTTGAAGAGATTTGTTGGGACTAAGAGTATGGGAGACATATTGTTTTTCTACTACAGTAAATTTTTTAAGTCTAAAGGATATTCCCGATGGTCAGGATGCCGGAAGGCGAAAACTAAGCGATGTATATTTGGCCAGAAAATATTCACCGGTTGGAGGCAACAAGAATTGCTATCAAGATTATTTTCCCGTGTGTCACAGGACTCTCAAGCTACTTTGGTTGAG ATTTCGAGAAATTTTGGGGAGGGAAAGATGCCATTTGAAGAATATGTATTTGCTTTAAAGAATGCTGTTGGCATCGACTTCCTTATAGCTGCAGTAGGTATCGGCAAAGGGAAACATGACCTCACAGGCACTGCTCTTGAGCCACCAAAGACCAATCACGTCTTTTCTGTTCGCCATGAAGTACCAGCCGGCAAAGCTTGCTCCTCTCTAGCATCTGCAGATATAATCAAGATTCTAACGGGGAATTTTAGATTAAGTAAAGCTCGATCCAGTGATCTCTTCTGGGAAGCTGTTTGGCCTCGTCTTTTAGCAAACGGTTGGCGTTCTGAAGAGCCAAAGGATAGTTTTGTTTCTGGAACAAAACAATCTTTGGTTTTTCTTGTGCCTGGTGTTAAGAAATTTTCAAGAAGGAAACTGGCAAAAGGTAGCCAATACTTCGATTCTATAAGTGATGTACTGAATAAAGTGGCATCTGACCCTAGGCTTCTTGAGACTGAAATTCTGGCAACTGAGAGTAGTGAAGATAAGGAAAACACGCAAAACAAACAAGCCCTAGATGGCGTGTCAAATACACATCAATGTCCTTCGTTTCAATCTCACAATTCAAATTGCAAACCGGATCTCGTGAAATTTACAATTGTAGATACCAGCATGGTTCATGATACAGATCAACGTAAAGTGAGACAGATGAAAAGCCTACCTTTCCAACTTGCGAATATGTCTACCATCTCAAGCTGCAGTTCTAGTGATTCTGAGACAACTACATCTGAAGACTTGGAAGATCAGATTGAGCAAGCTAATGCTTCAATACCTATTGAAGATCCGGTTGAACAAGCTAATTCTTCCCACCATGTTGAAGATCGGGTTGAACAGGCTAATTCATCATGCCGTGTTGAAGATCAGGTTGAACAGGCTAATTCATCATGCCGTGTTGAAGATCGGGTTGAACATGCTAATTCTTCGCATCATGTTGAAGATCAGGTTGAACATGCTAGTTCTGTTGAAGATCAGGTTGAACATGCTAGTTCTGTCGAAGATCAGGTTGAACATCAGATTGAGCAATCTAATGCTTCAAGTCCTATTGAAGGTAAGGTTGGACATGCTAATTCTTCTTTCCATGTTGAACATGCTAATTCCTACATCCATCCTAAAGAAATTTCAGATAAGGGGGTCTGCGTAGACTCATCAGGTCATACTCGTAATCTAGAGACCCTCAACACTACTGAAGTAgaagtagaaaataaaaaatgccatTCTGATCTGCATGATGATGAGCATTCGAGGGAGATCAATGAGCAGCCATTGGTTCAAAAGATGACATCTGATGATTGCACAAAAAATCTTCCCTGCACCACAGAAATGCAGCAGTTGAGAGCTTGTAACAACGGAGAGTCTAGCCTTAGTGCTGATAATACTTCTATGGAcagaaattttgatttaaatgagCCATTTTCACCGTCAAATCCACATGAAGCATATGAGGGCTTGGATTTGAATGTAAGTTTAGAAACTCTGTCTTTCCCGAGTTATCTGGCTAAAGGAAATCCGAACGTGAACAATGAAGGCAGCGTTAGTGAGAATCACCAGGTTGGAGAAGTTTCagaaaaaaattctgaaaacaGGATGTTGATTGACTTGAATTTTCCTCAAGCTGCACTTGACTTGAATTTTCCTCAAGTTGCACCTGACTTAGCACTTGAAATGGAAATACAATCCTCTAAGGCAATACAGCAAAACGATGACCTATGTGCGCATACACTGTCATCTTCATCTGAGACAATCCAGTTCAATGCGATACAGGAGATTCCTGATTTAAATAAGGAGCAGCAACCGATCACTGTTAACCGCCGTCAAAGTACAAGGAACCGGCCGTTAACTACAAAGGCATTGGAAGCTCTTGAGTACGGATTTCTCAACtcaaagaggaagaggaagaacacAGAATCTTCAGACATGAATTCGAAGTCCCAATGTGTACGTGCAAGTAACGAGACAATTATCAGTGCTACTTGTGATGATAGCATTGGGAATTCTTTGACTGAGACAAGTGCAAAGGAGGAGAATGTTTTCAAGGAATATAGTTTCATTGTTTAA
- the LOC112416733 gene encoding uncharacterized protein has protein sequence MKALKVGDGWAVSPFDVRKAVVDYFMIHVSSLLCDRPKLDGVPFPSLSEDENLRLIAPFSLLEIEAVVKDSDGDKSPGPDDEVRIMFDQFHANGALPIGMLAFFVTLIPKVSSLLELKDNRPISLLGCLYKLLAKVDYAKKVKKQCLILKVDFEKACDSVDWGFLVYMLVRMGFSDKWVNWMKACVCGGSMSILVNGSPMEEINIQRGLKQGDPLAPFLFLVVAEGFSGLMRNAININLYEGFRFTGSEVEVSHLQYADDTLCIGTPPVENLWTLKVLLQGFESASGLKINFAKSCLIGVNVQTNFMDMASSFLHCSQGSLPFRYLGLLVGANHRSSAIWQPLMPVVVWKKIVRLQREFLWGGVGGGKKISWVLKAKYGDNICSKVEGASYLWPRFTSSWWNDIVNLEGFYGNSWFNLEVVRCVVNGTTTSFWNDIWRGNSPLQVKYPRLFSISSQKEDSVGMVGEVLESGVEWNFVWRRRLFVWEGQLVDDLRDDLRGFRFVDGEDGWRWKLEEDGCFSVKSAYEKLVSLVLIEDLWREEEKLVFSQVWKSPTPLKVVAFSWKLLLDRLPTKNIPGSATGGGRQGVILALVVQ, from the exons ATGAAGGCTTTGAAGGTAGGAGATGGATGGGCGGTTTCACCTTTTGATGTTCGGAAAGCGGTGGTGGATTATTTCATGATTCATGTTTCTTCTCTTTTGTGTGATAGGCCAAAGTTGGATGGGGTACCGTTTCCATCTCTATCCGAGGATGAGAATTTGCGTTTGATTGCTCCTTTTTCCTTATTGGAAATAGAGGCGGTGGTTAAAGATAGCGATGGGGATAAAAGCCCGGGACCGGATG ATGAAGTTAGAATTATGTTTGATCAATTTCATGCAAATGGGGCTTTGCCAATAGGAATGTTGGCTTTCTTTGTTACTTTGATTCCAAAGGTTTCCTCTCTGTTGGAGCTTAAAGACAATAGGCCTATATCGTTGTTAGGTTGTCTTTATAAATTGCTTGCGAAG GTGGACTATGCCAAAAAGGTGAAAAAACAATGTTTGATTCTTaaggttgattttgaaaaggcaTGTGATTCGGTGGATTGGGGTTTCTTGGTGTACATGTTGGTTAGAATGGGGTTTAGTGATAAATGGGTGAATTGGATGAAAGCTTGCGTGTGTGGAGGGAGTATGTCTATTCTTGTGAATGGAAGTCCAATGGAGGAGATTAATATCCAAAGGGGCCTTAAACAAGGGGATCCTTTGgctccttttttgtttttggtggttGCAGAGGGTTTTAGTGGGTTGATGAGGAATGCgattaatattaatttgtatGAGGGCTTTCGTTTTACCGGTAGTGAGGTGGAGGTTTCTCATCTACAATATGCGGATGACACTCTTTGTATTGGTACACCGCCGGTGGAGAACTTGTGGACTCTTAAAGTTTTGCTTCAAGGATTTGAGTCGGCCTCCGGTTTGAAGATTAATTTTGCGAAGAGTTGTTTGATTGGGGTTAATGTTCAAACCAATTTTATGGACATGGCGAGTAGTTTTCTTCATTGTTCTCAAGGTTCTCTTCCTTTTAGATACTTGGGACTTCTAGTTGGTGCTAACCATAGGAGTAGCGCTATTTGGCAACCTTTG ATGCCAGTGGTGGTGTGGAAAAAGATTGTTAGATTGCAAAGAGAGTTCTTGTGGGGTGGAGTTGGAGGTGGGAAGAAGATTAGTTGG GTGTTGAAAGCTAAATACGGTGACAACATTTGTAGTAAGGTGGAGGGAGCTTCTTATTTGTGGCCTAGATTCACGTCGTCTTGGTGGAATGATATTGTTAATCTAGAGGGATTTTATGGGAATTCGTGGTTCAATTTGGAAGTGGTTAGATGTGTGGTAAATGGTACTACAACGAGTTTTTGGAATGACATTTGGAGAGGTAATTCACCTCTTCAAGTTAAATATCCGCGGCTTTTCTCTATCTCAAGCCAAAAAGAGGATAGTGTTGGGATGGTGGGGGAAGTCCTTGAGTCCGGAGTGGAGTGGAATTTTGTTTGGAGGAGAAGATTATTTGTGTGGGAGGGGCAATTGGTGGATGATCTTAGAGATGATCTTAGGGGATTTCGGTTTGTTGACGGGGAAGATGGTTGGAGGTGGAAGTTGGAGGAGGATGGGTGCTTCTCGGTAAAATCCGCTTATGAGAAGTTGGTAAGTTTGGTGTTGATAGAAGATTTATGGAGGGAAGAGGAGAAACTAGTGTTTTCACAAGTGTGGAAAAGCCCGACACCTTTGAAAGTGGTCGCGTTCTCTTGGAAGTTGTTGCTTGATCGTCTTCCAACAAAG AatattcctggctccgccactggtgGAGGACGTCAAGGTGTTATCTTGGCGTTGGTCGTTCAATAG